The following is a genomic window from Kogia breviceps isolate mKogBre1 chromosome 4, mKogBre1 haplotype 1, whole genome shotgun sequence.
TTACATTCAAAAGGTTCTACCCTGTGAGTCTTTTCATGCCTTCGGAAAGAAGTGGGATGGCTGAAGCCCTtcccacattctttacattcatagggtttctctccagtgtgagttctTTCATGTCTTCGAAAACTCTGATACCACCTGAAAGCttttccacattccttacatgcatagggtttctctcctgtgtgagtcctttcatgtgtttgcaaGGAACTGTAACCTCTGTAGGCTTTACCACATtgtttacattcatagggtttttctCTAGTGTGAGTTCTTTCATGTGTTCGAAGATAACTGGGACACCTGAATGCTTTACTACATtttttacattcatagggtttttctccagtgtgaTTTCTTTCATGTCTTCGAAAACTTTGATAACACCTGAAGGCCTTTCCACATTGTtcacattcatagggtttctctccagtatgaattcttaTGTGTGTTTCTAAGGAAGTGTAATCTCTGCAGGCTTTTCCACACTGCTTACATTCATAgagtttctctccagtgtgtgtTCTTTCATGTAGTCGTAGCAAAGTTGAACAACTAAAGGCTCTTCCACActccttacattcatagggtttctctccagtgtgagttctttcatgtttttgaaaGGAAGGGTAATACCTGAAGGTTTTACCACACtgtttacattcatagggtttctctccagtgtgactCCTTTGATGTATTTGAAatgaactgggagaaataaatgctTTCTCACACTGCTTACATTTATAAGGTCCCGCTCCAGTGTGAGTGATCATGTGCACTCGAAGGCTTGCAAGAGCTCTAAgggctttcccacattccttacattcataagGTTTTTCCCCAGTATGAGTTCTTTCATGTTTTCTAAAAGAACTGGGACAACTGAAGGCTTTACTACATTTTTGGCattcatagggtttttctccagtgtgatttctttcatgtatttggaaACCTATATTAGAACTGAAAGTTTTACCACATggcttacattcatagggtttctctccagtatgaactctttcatgtgtttggaaGGAAGGGTAATATCTGAAGGTTTTACCACATTGtttacattcataaggtttcttTCCAGTGTGAGTTCTTTCATGTGTTCGGAGGGAACTGGGACAACTGAATGCTTTACTACATTTTTTACATTCATAGgatttctctcctgtgtgagtcCTCTCATGTGTTTGTAAAGTTTGATGATATCTATAGGCTTTTCCACAATGTTTACAtttataaggtttctctccagtgtgggcTCTTTCATGTATCTGAAGTGAAGCTGAAGAACTAAAAGTTTTTCCACAATCCTTACACTTATAAGACGCACCTCCAGTATGTGTTACCATGTGTCTCTGAAAAGTTTTGAGCTGCATGAAGGCTTTCTCACACTCCTTACATTTATAGGCTTTCCCTCCAGTGtgatttcttttatgtttttcaaaacaCTGCAGATAACTAAAGGCTTTTCCACATACATTACATTTATATGgcttctctccatttttctgaTACTCATATGGCTTGTGTCCAATGTGACTTCTAGTGTACCTATTATGGGATGAATGATGCATGAGGACTTTTCCACATACTTTGTGTTCCCATGGTTTTACTCTGATAAGAGTTTTCTTGTTCAGATTGAGATTTGGAATAAGGCTGAGGTTTTCTCTACATGGACTATCCTCTTTCCCTTCACATATTCTCCCTACCTTATGACTCCTGCAAAAAACAAGAAGGAATTATTAATGATCTCTTTATTAATGATTTCATACTTATTACAATATTTCAGctacaattttattatttgtagcaAAACTAtaggtatttttctattttgcgTGAATTGTTCAAAACTGAATATACTGAATGCTCCGCAAGAGGACTCACCCTTGCTCACCAAAATGGTGATATTTATACATAGGGCTTATTAATACTGTTTCCAAGTGAACTATTTTGCAAACACTGAACATTATGTCATATGTAAGAAAGTAATTTGGTGAAAATTTTCTGAGAAGCAATAAATTTGAAGCATGGAttgtcttgtttctttttaagatctGGTACAATAATATAATTCTCATGTGAAACACTGATTTCTGCTGGGAGTGCCACTCACCTTAGTTTTCTCCCCTGGTTTTTGCACTGATCTTCAATGTCATGATCTTTCCATGTTTCTCCTAAAATGCAGACACAGAAAAATGATTCCAAAGTATTAGAAGttatagaaaaattattagaTTCTAGTACAGTGAGCTGTGACCATacctagtttatttatttaccaatGTCCTCCCTGTACACATTCCACCTCTTAGAATAATATTGTAGGGCAGAAAAACTTGACCTTTGACTGACAAGGTGAAGGTAAGCTGTCATTCTTACCTACTGAGGCCAGGTTCCTGAAGGTTTCCCCCATCACATCTCTGTAGAGTTTCTTCTGTGAAAAATCCAGTAAAGCCCACTCTTCCAGGGTGAAGTTCACAGCAACATACTCAAAGACCACTGCGTCCTACAACATCCCATATGTATGTATGGCAGGATGAGTAAGACTGACAGCACTGGACATCTATACTCCAATTATAAGGAAGGTTACATATGATTCTGCTATCTCCCAACATTTATTCTCTGACTTGATCATCAGAAACTAATTCTCTGTCCATACTTACTTCCTCATAAATTTAACAGCATCAGGaacacatgaaaattatttaCATAGTTTTACTGCAATCGCATTACAAATCCTATTGCTGTCTAATGGCAGGGTCCAAAGTATGTGGGGAAATGTCAGAAATGCTatacaaatgaaacaaatattatCAATTTAAGACCATCCATTGGTGAGAAAAactctttcctcccttttcttattACCCACCATTTACACACTCCATGACGCAGAGTGtataatatcctgtaataaaccataatggaaaagaatatgaaaaagaatatgtatatatatgcataactgaatcactctgatgtatagcagaaactaacacaatgctgtaaatcaactatacttcaataaaataaatttaaaaagatcaaGAGCTACTTTATCATAATGACAAAGGTGTCAATTCTCCATGAAGGCATAACAATTGTTCATGTGTACATGCATCACAACAAATGGGCAAAATATATGAGGCCCAAACTGATAGAATGCAAGAAAGTAAGCGAATCCACTACTAACTGTAGACTTCAACACCTCCTTATCGTGAATTATCAATTGCAGCAGGCAGAAAATTAGGAAGGACAGAACTGAAATCAATAGTACCATGGAACAACTGGATTTCATTGTAATCCATGGAAatcattcttctcaagttcataaggaacattcaccaagacagaaCACTTTCTGGGACATAAAACATACTTCAACAAATTTGAAAGGACAGCAGTCATTCAAAATATGTTCTCACACCACACAGGCACTAGTCTAGAAATCAGTAACACGAAGATAGTCAGAAACTCCCCAAAATACGTGGAGATTCAACAATATGCTTCTAAATGATACATGTGATCAAAAAAGAagtcccaagagaaataaaaaattattttgaagtaaatgaaaatacaactaaTCAAGggttgtgggatgcagcaaaacaatgcttagagggaaatttatgccACTGAACAAAtacactagaaaaaaaagaaaaatctataatCAACAATGTAAATATCTACcttctgaaggaaaagaacaatttaaacccaaagtaagcagaataaaagaaataataaaaattggggGGAAAATCAGTGgagtatattaaaagaaaaaaagctggttctttgataagatcaatgaaactgataAACAGCTTGTGATCAtaactaagaaaaagagagaaattacaaCACAAGACCATCAGGGGTGACCAGAAGGTATGGGAGGTGGGTGCTGAAGCCTCTTCACTGTAGTGAAGGAGTCTTTGAGGACACTATCAGGTGTGCCTGTTGTATGGCAACAGTCTTGAGCCTTCTATGGTAGGGGTGTCCATTCACTGTGGTCCAATTTCCAAGTAACCACATAAATGGGCTCTGGTAAATTTATAAACGAGGGATATGTTGCCTCCCAAACATCACAAGAATCTAGACGATGTTGTGGGTGCTGAGACGGACTATTGGTATTTCTTCATGGTGCTAGGAATGGGTGGCCttctgtttattaaattttttaaaatgtattcatttaaagGTATCCAGGCCTCATATGTTTGGAGCAATGCCCATCCACTTTTTACAAGCCCACCTTTTTCAATACTGTTATGTCCTGAATATCAAATGAACTTCCTCAGAAGAGATGTCATTAATGTCATATCTCTGCTCGTGGCACAAGGTGGATGCAGTTCAGATCCTGCCTGCAGAGACTGTGTGTTCACAGTGGTGTTGAGGTTCCCTGATGGTAACCAGTTAAAGGTGTATCATGTCCTTTCAGAGGTGAAGGCCAAGTGCAGCTGAGAGGCTGTTGAAACAGGAACTGAACAGAACAGATGTAGCCAAATCTGTGAGGGTGGAATGTTGAGCAGAATGTTTAGCAGTTGCTGAGTAGATGGAGTCAGTAACTTCCATAATATTGGGGACTAGGAATAGGGGTTTATGTGATGGGACAACAGCCTCAAGGTTGTAGCATTCCACTGTGAGGTGTTTTTCACTCTTTCTAGGTTTAATAACAGGTCAAATTAGGCTGTTCAAAGCAGAAGCCCTGGGGATAATCACTTCTTCCCAAAATAAAAGGTTTCTTAAAGTTTTCAATCCTCAAAGGCACTGTTTAACTTATACTGGGTCATATAACTAATTTAACTAAGGGGTAAGGACCATGGAGTCTCATTTTGTGAAGCCAATTTGAAAGTGGCAAgaacttaattttaatttatgattTATTGGTTCAGAGCTTTCCTGCTCACTATGGGACATTTTGTGACAATGGTTGCTATGATCGTAAGGAGTGGCAAAGAGTTCTGATGGTTACGGTGAAGTATACCAATCTGCCCTCTATATTATATTCAgtacttcctctaagatcatgcAGTACACCttgcttaaatttactgagatccTAGGTATAACTAACTTGATATCTCTCACTCAATAATTGTAGGAAGGTTTGTAAATTACGGCATTATAGGAGACTGTAACATTAATTCAAAACCTATGTTCTGAAGATGCTCAAAAAGCAAGGACtgccctttttatctttttggttATGTAAATTTTTTAGTATACTTTGGATTTCCAACTGGAAAATTGTGAGCCTTTTTTCAAtaccttttttccttttgttccttctcTCCCGTCCTTCCCTATATTATATATTAAGTCCCAGGATATCCTTTGGAAGAGAGGGTGTCCTCTCTACCCTGGGACTCATAAAATTTTTCCTCCAGGGGCACACACTAGTGTCATTGGGATCAGAGGTCTCCTCCACGACTACCGGGTATTTTATAGAGTTTTTAGGTTAAGTTTGAACTAATCCCTTTGCTGTGCCACAGTAAGGCTATGGGTGTTGTCCCCCGTAACTCAGAGGGTCAGGATCTTCGCTGCAGTAGAGGCAGGTGCAGCAGCAGCAGAGGTCAGCCCTCATATTAGGAGAGTGGACTCAGCTCATCACCTACCGGCTGCCTTTCCcagtctccttctctctctgaaaTACCTGCTCTTTAAGGAGTGGCCATCTGATGGGCTCACCTCATTCACAGGGTATAATCAGCCTTTTACTCCCCAAAGACAAGGCAATCGCAGCCTCAGTTACACTTTTACTTAAAGACACAGATAGGCTCCAGCCAACACATAAGGAGCCTTTCTCATACTCCTGCTCTGAGAGGACAAGGAATTACCAAAACTTCCAACTTGGTGTCCTCCGTATATAGAACCCAGGCTTGGTGGGGTCAGCAAGGCCACACAGGGCAGCTCAGCGCACAGGAGGAGCTCCTCAGCAAACAGCAGCTCACAGAGCAGGAGCCCCCAGGCTTTCTTATCAGCCCGTCCAGGTAAGAAGAACTAGGCAAAGAGGGAGGGGTGAGGCTTAACTTTCAGTAGTCAAACATCAAATACGTGGACCCCCCGACAGCTCATTATAAGAACAAATCCAGTAAGCATTAGCACTGGTTTGTTCTTATACAAAGAAACACTAACAAAATGATCAAGAAGTAATCAAAACTGGTCATTTCAGGGTGGCTGGAATAAGAGCAGAGAAGTAGAACAGGATATGTAAGTTAGTTTCCTatcttaggaatttttaaaaaattcaaccttTCCATGCATTAGTTACTGAAAATAAGGAGAGAAGTTTACATACACTGCCTTTTCCTATgattaatcattattttaaattagcttttgctttttaaaatttaaacttttctacATAAGAAACTACTTCAAAATTTAATCCTTTAAACACTAGCAGATATAAAACTGCAGACcattaaaaatttacaaatcCCTTTCCAACTAAAAAAACGGGATTTCTATCAACAGCCCTAATGTACAATGCTTCAACTTACAATTTTTCGACTTTCAACagatacacttacaaccatccTGTGCCCATACAACCATTCTATTTTTCACATTCAGTACAGTACTCAACAAAGTACATCAGAcagtcaacactttattataaaataggcctTGTGTTAGATGATTCTGCCCAaatgtaggctaatgtaagtgttctgagcatgtttaaggcagactaggctaagctatgatgttcagtaaGTTAaggtatattaaatgcattttcaactatCAAGATTTTAAATTTACGATGGGATTATTGGGATGTAAACCCCTCATAAATTTAGTAAGATCTGTAATAGTTCCTCCCGCCACTATATTTAACATAACATATTTTATAGTATGAGTAGCATATTATAATACATTAGGGGTTTCAATTAAGCCCTGAAATGTACTAGAAATTTCAAAGATTTCCATAAGCTTTGAGGTGTTTTCCTCAtatcaatgaaaaaagaaattcaactGCTTTTTCCTTGCATGCATTAAAATAggaattcgggcttccctggtggcgcagtggttgagaatccgcctgccgatgcaggggacacaggttcgtgccccggtccgggaagatcccacatgctgcggagcggctgggcccgtgagccgtggccgctgagcctgcgcgtccggagcctgtgctccgcaacgggagaggccacaacagtgagaggcccacgtaccacaaaaaaaaaaaattggaattcaTTTGCCTTAGGAATAGTATAGCCTCTTGAAAGTCAAAGTTCTCTAGAGACATGGACAGACACTgacctaaaaaatgaaagaagcacCTGAGAACTTAAAAACACCCATAACTCACATCTTGAGGTTCTCCTGCCTAAATGGAGCCAAAATTCTATCTGGCTCCACAATTTTCTTATCTTACACTGTATGTGTCAACCAACTTACATAGTATAACCCTGAATGCCAACGAGAACCAGAATCAACACAGATATGCAGCACGCTTCGCTacaattcagaaaacaaaaataccaccACATTCAAAAAGTTGAACATAATCGCAACTTGGGTTCTAAACACTCCTGGTTGAGATGTAACCCCCTACAGTGTGTCAGACTCTGGTGAAGGAGGGTAGGGACACCTGAGCAGCCACAAGAAAGAACACTGGGAGCTCCATACGTCCTCCCCGCTGTAAGCATGGAagctctccctcccccaggcttCTACTCTCACAAGTGAGGAAACTCTCAGCCTGATTCTGTTTAAGGGTCTGACCAAAATTAACTCCCAAATTCATCAACCCTTGGTCCATGAGACAGAACACCTGACCTGCAGACTCTCAATGTGCACCAATTACATTCTGAATGCAAAACTTCAACATAAGGCCTAAAAATGTCTAGACCTAAGGACCCACAACTACAAACTCAGAAATAGCATCACGACACACCTCCCATCCCCATGTGCACATGCATCCCCAGTGTTCCAGGGGTTTGGTAGCTTTCCTCAGTATAAAGGACTCCTTCTGTGGTGGGTGTGACCAGGAAGGACACCGGCAGAAGGAGGTTCCCCAGGAAGAATCCAACAGGCCTTTAAGTATTGCCCTTTGCAGACAAAAAGGGAGCCATAGCTTGGGCCAGGCCTCTGCTCCACTCTGCAATTGCTCTGGAACAACGCTGatactttaaatgacacaaagcCAGTGTGTGAACAATCCCAAAAGTCACTCAAACCCAGCATTTACATAGAAAGGACAGAAGAAAACTGTAAGGCACTTTGACGAGTTCAAATAGAAAACCCCAAATATCTATTCAGGTGTCAGGTAATTATTATTTCCAGGGAAAGAAACTGATTTGTAAACAACTAATCAAACTGGAACACCTACTCTGCAATTCTAAGCCCTGGAAATTTACTTGAAAACACCCAAAAGTAAAGAATAGACCTCAGGAACTTCCTGTATGTGCTCAGGGGAATAAAGAGTGAAAGAATCCTATACAAATGGAACGTGTAATACTGGaacatattattttcttctaaaattcacCTGTTTCTTGCCTGCTTAGAACTATTTTATACTGTTTTTGAAGCTCTATTGATTAAATACATTTTACCTCTATTGAAAAACTGAGacttaaataagtgaaaaaaaatctttctgaggTGATAAACCCAGAGAGGAGCTGTTCTGACAAAACACCCAGGAAAATTTCCAAAGAAGAACCTCCACGCAAAGCACTTCCCATAGGATGTGTGTGTGCAGGACAGATTAGGGGGAGAGTCAAGAGGATTTGATGCAACCTAGTTCTAAGCGGTTATTCTTGGCTTTCCTCTCACGAAAACAGCCACAGGCAaacataaatcttttaaaaacagcattcCATGGCTctggagaaaaaagataaaatattggatcTGTGTGACATGCAGCCGGAAGACAAACAGTTAGTTGATTATAATGATGTGAATTAGAGAGGGGAAGTTGGCTctgggaaggaggtgagggatCTGAACATTTAGGGATTTATTATCAGTCCTAGGAGGAGCTACGGCGGGGGGACAGAAGCATGGATTTGAGACTCCGCTTcccaaatatgtagaaaactcaGGAGAAAACAGGTGACCCCTGGGAGAAAGGGACCGGGAACACCACAGACTACAGCTCCTCCCACGCACGAACCCCAGAGACCGAGGCCTGATTGTCACTAATGACCCTCCCCGTGGCTACCGCACAGTCTGGGGAGACGCCGGGACGTAGGAACAGCGCTGCCCAGCGAAGCTCTGGGGTCGGGCGCCGAGCTAAATAACGGGACAGAACGCCCGGGGTCCGGCTGCCGTCCCAGCCTCCACGCTGCGGGCGGGAGGGGACTGAGGTCCGAGTCCCGCCAC
Proteins encoded in this region:
- the LOC131755823 gene encoding LOW QUALITY PROTEIN: zinc finger protein 709-like (The sequence of the model RefSeq protein was modified relative to this genomic sequence to represent the inferred CDS: inserted 1 base in 1 codon), with product MDAVVFEYVAVNFTLEEWALLDFSQKKLYRDVMGETFRNLASVGETWKDHDIEDQCKNQGRKLRSHKVGRICEGKEDSPCRENLSLIPNLNLNKKTLIRVKPWEHKVCGKVLMHHSSHNRYTRSHIGHKPYEYQKNGEKPYKCNVCGKAFSYLQCFEKHKRNHTGGKAYKCKECEKAFMQLKTFQRHMVTHTGGASYKCKDCGKTFSSSASLQIHERAHTGEKPYKCKHCGKAYRYHQTLQTHERTHTGEKSYECKKCSKAFSCPSSLRTHERTHTGKKPYECKQCGKTFRYYPSFQTHERVHTGEKPYECKPCGKTFSSNIGFQIHERNHTGEKPYECQKCSKAFSCPSSFRKHERTHTGEKPYECKECGKALRALASLRVHMITHTGAGPYKCKQCEKAFISPSSFQIHQRSHTGEKPYECKQCGKTFRYYPSFQKHERTHTGEKPYECKECGRAFSCSTLLRLHERTHTGEKLYECKQCGKACRDYTSLETHIRIHTGEKPYECEQCGKAFRCYQSFRRHERNHTGEKPYECKKCSKAFRCPSYLRTHERTHTREKPYECKQCGKAYRGYSSLQTHERTHTGEKPYACKECGKAFRWYQSFRRHERTHTGEKPYECKECGKGFSHPTSFRRHERTHTEVKPYECKQCGKAFCSHVDFQVHERNHTGEKPYECKKCSKAFSFLSYLQKHERTHSEEKHYDCKYCGKAYRDYRFLQIHERIHTGEKPYECKHCGKAFSYYSSLKIHRRTHTGERPYECKECGKTYRYYNSFQTHERTHTGEKPYECKQCGKAFSSQRGFQVHVRNHTGEKPYECKKCSKAFSCPSSLRKHERTHSGEKPYECKECGKAFICHTNYRRHVKMHTGEKPCECKQCNKLFVCPSYLCKHEKTHTGEKPYECQQCGKAFSYYYSLQTHEKTHTGEKPYECKHCGKAFSYYHSFHTHEKTHTGEKPYKCSECGKAFICLSNCLRHVRLHSGEXPYKCEECGKAYSHLNSFRRHKETHWMIFLNSCGFPLMSFQDPHQRSIKVWIFCAHLPVTFMITPVVKERRIMNSDTKNDHKASHCCGPSCCGAQAPDAQAQRPWLTGLAAPHHVGSSRTSTNPCPLHRQADSQPLCHQGSPDFTFLSHLGLLFAPHPRFPPQPTVAFQAVYRLQLSIKERITDIYKDQ